Genomic segment of Granulicella aggregans:
GTAGGGAACAGGGAGCAGTGAGCAGGACGGCTTGACCGGTGTCTTGCCTCAATGGACGGTTCTGCAGTCGCGGCTGAGCGATTCTTGGCAGAAAGGTGCAAGCGGCTGTGCCGACGTAAGCGGCATCGGGGTCCTTCGACTCCGGTTGGCGCAAAAAGCGCGCCAACCTTCGCTCAGGATGACGGAGTACGTTTAACGAACAACGTAGAGCGTAGAACGAACAACGGACTGGATACAATGAAGGGATGATCAAGGGAATTACGTTGGTGCAGGCAGTTGGATCCGAGGAAGCGTTCGGCAAGCTGGGTGGCTTGTTTGCGGCGTTGGGATTCGAGCCGGGTAAGGGTTGGGAAGACAAGGATGGCAAGGGCGCGGCGTTTCTTGCGCCGGTGGGGAACATCGAGCTGGTGGCCGGCAGGATGCCCGGCGTGCCGAAGCTGCTGGTCGAGGTGACACAGCTCGATGCTGTTCGGGCGGCGATTCACTCTTGGATGATCGCGAACTTTCGCAGCGAGGATGTCGCGGCGAAGCTGAGTGAAGCTGCGGCCACGCACTGGAACTCGCGGCTGGTGAGGGTCGATCTGGGCGATGGGCTGGAGGTTGGGTTCTGGGAGTCAGAGAATCCGCTGCATGGCAAGCCGGTGGCGATTGAAGGCGATCTTTCCGCGGCAGGGATGCGATTTGCGATCGTGACGGCGCGATGGAATGCGGTGATCACGGACCGGCTGCTGCAGGGCTCTCTTGATGGGCTGACGCGGAGCGGCGCGAAGATGGCGGACATTGAGATTGTTCGGGTGCCGGGTGCGTGGGAGGTTCCCTCCGCAGCTCGGACCTTGGCTGAGTCGAAGCGGTTTGACGCGGTGATTACGCTGGGATGTTTGCTGCGCGGAGAGACGGCTCACTACGAGGCGATCTATACCGAAGTCGCACGCGGGATTGGGCAGTCGCAGCAGGAGACCGGCGTGCCGCATGCGTTCGGCGTACTGACTTGCGAGACGCTGGAGCAGGCTCTCGATCGCGCGGGCGTGAAGGCCGGGAATAAGGGATTTGAGTCGGCGATTGCAGCGATCGAGATGGTTTCGATCCAGCGGAAGATTGCGGTGAAGGCATAGTGGGCACGCGGCGTAAGTCTCGCGAGCTGACGATGCAGATGCTGTTCCAAGGGGATCTTGGGAAGCAGACGCCGGAGGAGGTACGGAAGCTGTTTTGGCCTTCGCGCGACGATGTGGATGAAGAGACACGAGGGTTCGCCGAGGACCTGCACCGTGTTGCGACCTCAAGGCAGGCGGAGATCGACAAGATCATCGAGGACCACTCGCAGAACTGGCGGATTGAGCGGATGCCGGTGGTCGATCGCAATCTGCTGAGGACGGCGATTGCGGAGATGCTGGCTTATCCGAACACGCCGGGGCCGATCATCATTAACGAGTCGCTGGAGGTGGCGAAGCGGTATGCCGCGCCGGAGTCGATTCACTTCTTGAATGGCGTTTTGGATGCGATTGCGCGGGACCTGTTGAAGCAGAGGCTTTCGTAGAAGCAGGGTGTAAGGGACAGGGTTTAGGGAGTAGAACGGCAATAGCAAAGCCCCTCTTGCGAGGGGCTTTTTCCGTTTCTGCTTTATTGTGGCTCGGGCCTTGGTTCTCACTGCACGCTAAACCCTGTACCCTACACCGTGTCTTTAGGTCGTCTTGCGGGGCCTCTGGACCAGCAGGTTGGGGATGGCGAAGGTGCCGGTTGCGCCGGTGGCGCTGGGCAGGTTCGGGGCGATGGTCTTGGTGTCGGTGAAGGTGCCGGTATTGATCAGGTGGACGAGAGCGTCGCCCGAGGTGCCGACGTAGAGAGTGGTATTGTCGGCGCTGATGATTCCGGCAACTGGAGCGATGGCCGGAGCGGTGAGCGGGATGGTGTTGTAGGTTCCGGGGATGCCGACGCCTGAGGTGTTGCCGCCTGACCCGAAGGTGGGCGGGACGTAGTAGGGAAGAACTCCGCCGGTGCCGGTGTAGGTGACGAAGGCTACCTTCGAGTCCGAGGTGGGAAGGACGCCGGTGATGGCGGTCGGTACGATGCCGGTGAGCGCGATGGGAGCTACGACGCTCGAGAAGGTAAGGCCGGCGCCGTTGGTGGGGCAGGTGATCCCGCCTGAGGCGGTGAGCGATCCTGGGCCGTTGGTGGTGGCGGCGACGGGAGCGAGGTTGACCTGGATGTCGTTGAGGGTCGCGGCGGAGGCGTTTGCGCCGAGGATATGGAAGCCGTCGTTGGTGGCCGCCAGACGATCGGTGAGAGCAGCGACCGAGTCGGCAGTGGGGTAGAAGATGTTGCTGACGGTGGGCGGCGCGGTGGAGGTGTCGGAGGTCGTGGCCGAGCAGTATCCGCGGGCGGTGGTGACGGGGCCTGAGAAGTAAGCGCCGACGGCGGGAACGGTGACCGTGACGTCGTTGACCGCGGTGCCGCCCGAGGTTGCGGGCGAGAGCTGCTTCCATCCGCTGAAGGAGGAGTGGACAAGGATCTGGTTTCCTGCCGCGATGTAGACGGTCTGCGAGTCCGGGCTCCATGCGGCGTGGGTTCCTACTCCGCCGTAGGTGGTGGAGACGGTGCCGCTGGAGTTATAGAGATA
This window contains:
- the ribH gene encoding 6,7-dimethyl-8-ribityllumazine synthase, producing the protein MIKGITLVQAVGSEEAFGKLGGLFAALGFEPGKGWEDKDGKGAAFLAPVGNIELVAGRMPGVPKLLVEVTQLDAVRAAIHSWMIANFRSEDVAAKLSEAAATHWNSRLVRVDLGDGLEVGFWESENPLHGKPVAIEGDLSAAGMRFAIVTARWNAVITDRLLQGSLDGLTRSGAKMADIEIVRVPGAWEVPSAARTLAESKRFDAVITLGCLLRGETAHYEAIYTEVARGIGQSQQETGVPHAFGVLTCETLEQALDRAGVKAGNKGFESAIAAIEMVSIQRKIAVKA
- the nusB gene encoding transcription antitermination factor NusB — its product is MGTRRKSRELTMQMLFQGDLGKQTPEEVRKLFWPSRDDVDEETRGFAEDLHRVATSRQAEIDKIIEDHSQNWRIERMPVVDRNLLRTAIAEMLAYPNTPGPIIINESLEVAKRYAAPESIHFLNGVLDAIARDLLKQRLS